CGCCTCCGATGAATCCACCCGCCGCCGCCTAGACGCGCCGCCCCCAGTCCCCCACCACCACACTCCGCGCCACCGCCCAATGTCGTCGTCAGGAGCCCGATGCCGAGGGCGCCCTCGGCGGCGCCTCCCCATCCGCCCGCGTGCTCGCCCGCGCCCTCGACAAGATCATCAAGCACTCCTCCTGGCGCCGGCACGCCGCGCTCGTCGCCGCCTCTAAGTCCGCGCTcgacctcctctcctcctccccggCTCCTGATGACGAGCCCGACACCTCCTCGCCCTCCCCCGTCCCCGGCCTCccagcgcccgccgccgccgccgccctcgccgcACTTCTCCTCGCGCTCGACCCGGCGTCCCCGAAGGTGGCCGAGCCCGCGCTCGAGTGCATCGCCGGCCTCCTCTTCCTCCGCCTTCTCCTCGGCGACGTCGACGCGGTTGACCCCTCCCCGGTCTCGAAACTCTTCGCCGCGGTGCTCTCCTGCATCTCGCTCGGTGGCGGCGGGGACGAAGCGCTCGAGCTCGCCGTGCTGCGCGTTCTCGTCGCTTTCGCGCGGTGCCCGGGCGTCTCCGTCAGCGGGGAGTGCCTGGGCCAGGTGGTCAAGGCGTGCTACAACGTCTACCTCGGGAGCGCCAGCGGCGGCAACCAGCTCTGTGCCAAAATGGCCCTCGCACAGGTGCTGGTCATCGTGTTCGCGCGCGTCGAGGCCGACGCCATGGACGTCCGCGTGCGCACTGTCTCCGCTGCCGACATGATGGATCCTCTCTGACCGCAGCCTCAACGACTCCAGCGTTGTACAGGCGGCTCAGGCGTTCATAAACGAGGCCATGGAGGGGAGCGACGTGCCGGAGGAGGCACCCCCTGTGGATGCGGCGTCAGTTGAGGCGGAAGGCACTGGGGAGGATGGTGGAATAAGCAAGATAAGGGAGGATGGCCTGGCTTTGTTCAAGAACCTATGCAAGTTGTCAATGAAGTTTGGTACGCCTGATAGCCCCGAAGATCCAATGCTATTAAGGGGGAAGGTGTTGTCGCTGGAGCTGGTTAGGATGGTCATTGACAATGCAGGGCCATTCTGGAAGACGAATGAAAAGTATGTGCCATACCATGATGGTTCTGATTATCAATTTTATTGCAATGTTTCATTACGAGTCTCCCTGGTTATGTTGCATTGAATCTTAATGTTTGTGGGTGATAAGATGTTGCATTTAAGTCATAATGGTTGTGGATGATAAGAGTAGGACCGTGGAAGCCAGGAACGGTAAAGTGGGATATGTGGAAGTGAAACATATGGTCTGTTTGGACAAGCTATGATGCTCCAACTTTTGGGCCTTGGTTGAAATTTTAACTGAACCAATCTGAGAGCCTTTGCAAGGTCTACTATGTTTTCCACTTTCGCTGGTTGGGCACTGTTATTTTTTGTTCATGTTTATATCTGTTGCTGGGGCAAGGATCTAATTGGTGAAGGAAGCAATGACAATTTTATCATATAAGTATATAACTAAAATGAGAGCTGCAAGAGAGTACTGATGGATATTTAACAATCTATATTTTTTTCCAactagaagggcgggcctggtgcaagcggtagagtcttaccgcctatgaccggaaggtcccgggttcgagtcgcggtctcctcacattgcacaggcgagggtaagacttgccactgacacccttcccctagaccccgcacagagcgggagctctctgcactgggtacacccttttttttagatttttttccaACTGTGTGCATACCACATGTCCCCATGCATGCTGACATTACATGCATGGATGGTACACAGACCCTCAGACCTGCAGATCCGAACCAATACTGGTGGTGGTAATAAGAGAAAATGCTAATGAAAACTATTATGGTGTGATTGGTACTCTAAATTGTAATctgtgttttttttaaaaaaaaatgataaAGCTTAGTCATGTGGGGATGTATCCAACAAGCAGCAACACCACAAATAATTCGTACTGGAAGTTGTTTTGCTCATTTGATGTAGGACTGCTGAATTGATTATAGGCCCAACAGACAATGCAAATGACTGATCCTGTATTTTTTATCTCCTATTAATGCAGGTATCTTGAAGCAGTTAAGCAGTACCTTTGTTTATCCTTGTTGAAGAATAGTGCCTTGTCTGCAATGAGTGTCTTCCAGTTATTGTGTTCCATCTTTATGAGTCTAATATCAAGGTTTAGATCTGGTTTGAAAGAGGAAATTGGAATGTTTTTTCCTATGCTTATCttaagagttcttgaaaatgttcTCCAGCCTAGCTTTTTGCAGAAGATGACAGTTCTAAACTTTTTGGAGAAGATATCTAAAGAACCTCAGGTTATTATTGATATCTTTGTGAACTTTGATTGTGATGTTGATGCACCAAATATTTTTGAAAGGTACGCTATTATTATTTTTGGATGGGCATTCTCCTTCAGTTTCATTTTTTTACTTGAGCACAATTATTCTCTTCTAGTTCTGCTGTACCAAAGATATGCCTCTCTCTTTATAAGTCTACAGTGAAGCAGTTTTAATTCTATCTGGTCTTCACAGGATTATCAATGGACTTCTAAAGACTGCTTTAGGTGTCCCTACTGGATCTACAACAACATTAACTGTTGCACAAGACCAAACATTTAGGATTGAGTCTGTCAAGTGCCTTGCTACTGTTGTTAAGTCGATGGGTGCATGGATGGACCAACAACTGAGAATTGGTGAATTTTCACCAGGCAGTTCTGAAACTCTAAGTTCAGCTGAGAACCATAATATTCATAATGGAGAAGAAGGGAGCGGAATAGATTATGAACTGCAGCTTGACACTAGTAGTTCTGACATAACTGACTCTTCCTCACTTGAGCAACGGCGTGCTTACAAGATAGAGCTTCAGGTGTGGTTGCTTGAACTATGGTTTCCCCACAATTAGACTTTCTATCTTTGGGATAActataagattttttttttgtttgcagAAAGGAATTACCTTGTTCAACAAAAAACCTTCCAAAGGTATCGATTTTCTCATTCGGAGCAAGAAAATAGGCAATTCTCCAGAAGATGTGGCTTCTTTCTTGAGAAATACTGCTGGATTAAATGCAACAATGATAGGCGACTATTTGGGTGAGAGGGATGACTTTCCCCTCAAAGTAATGCATGCTTATGTGGACGCTTTAAACTTCGAAGGCATGGACTTTGGTCAAGCAATTAGGTTCTTCTTGCAAGGTTTCAGGTTACCAGGAGAAGCTCAAAAAATTGACCGGATCATGGAAAAGTTTGCTCAATGCTACTGTAAATGCAATCCAAATGCTTTTACTAGTGCAGATACAGCATATGTTCTTGCTTATTCTGTGATCTTGCTAAACACTGATGCTCATAATCCGACGGTGAAGAACAAGGTATGCTAATTATGATTTTATTATCATATGGGAATGTCAATAAAGCAATGTAGATATTTTTACTCCATCACAGGTAATGTAAATTTTCTTGTGCAGATGTCTAAGGCAGATTTTATGCGCAACAATCGAGGAATAGATGATGGGAAGGATTTGCCAGAAGATTATTTGAGTACACTGTATGACCAGATTGTCAACAATGAAATCAAAATGACTGCTGATTCTTCAGTTGCACAAACCAAGCAATCCAATAGTGTAGGCAGGCTTCTAGGCTTGGACAATATTAtcaactttgtcaattggagATCAGCAGAAGACAAGGCAGTAGGAGCAAATGACTTGCTCATTAAGCACATACAGGAAAAATTCAAAGCAAAACGTGGGAAATCAGAGTAAGATCTCCATCATTCTATCAGAAAGTACTTATTGGTCTCAGCCATAGTTTctaaggcgtcgcctaggcgtcgcctaggcgacgactAGTCGTCCGGGCGGATTTTCAAGCGCGGCGTCGCTGTCGCCGCACCGTCCCGGCGTATGGCGTCGCCTTGCGGTCGAAGGCGTCGCCTAGTCGTCGTCCTCGCTGAGGCGGACGCCGCGGACGTAAAAGGCGCGGGAAAGAGCGGCGCCGCGCGCTCGAGCGGGCGGGAAAAGAGCGGCGCGACGCCCTCACGCGGGAAAAGCAGCAGCGCCGCGCCTACACCTCCCGCCAAAGCTCCCAATCCCCATCGcgtctgagagagagagagaggagagggaaaggaaggagagaggaagagaggagagggcggcgacgcacctcaaatccggcggcggcggcggcgcaggcgacTGCCCCGCGCAAGTCCGTCCCAACCGCGCGAGGCCGCCCGTCCGCGCGACTCTGCTCCGTccgagagagtgagagagggagagggagagggaaaggaaggagagaggaagagagaagaggGCGGTGGAGCACCTGAAATTCGGTGCCGGCGCCGCCGCAGGCGGCTGCCCCCCGCGACTCCGCCCCATCCGCACGACTCAGCTCGTCCGCGACTCCCGCCCCGTCCGCGATTCCCGCCCCGTCGCGACTGCTCCGTCCGCCGTCCGGAGAGCGAGAGGGAAAcagaggagagaggagaagagAAGAGGTCGTCCCCAATCCCCACCTGATCTGCCCCTTGCCTTCGGTGCGTCCTTTTCTCCCTCCTTCCTCTGCTCTGCATCTCTTTCCTCTGCTCTGCTGCGTGGACTCTGTTCGGCATCTtcttcctctgctctgctccgctggTTGCTTGCTATCTGTGGCTGCTATGGACTAGCAGCACTAGTAATTAAGTTATGTTATGTCACTAGAGTCTAATTTGCTCCTATTGAGAGATGAGAGATTTCAAATTTGCTAGTTTGCTACTTTATGTTATGTCATGTTACTGTAGCAGCTCTATTTATTATGATATTATATGGTATGATATGCTTCTGATTTCTAGTGGTATTATATATTAAGACGTTAGTAAGGCGTCGCCTCGCCTCGCGCCTTAAACGCCTAGGCGTCTGGAAGGGGGTCGGGCTGCCGTTAGAGGGGGTACTTATGATAGCACAGTGGCAAAAGGCAGTGCGTCAGCACTGGTCACTCCTGAACAGATCAATAATTTCCTATCAAGCATTAATTTATTGGATCAGATTGGCATTGTTGAGTTAAATCATATCTTTGCCCATAGCCAAAGATTAAACAGTGATGCTATTGTTGCTTTTGTGAAAGCTCTTTGCAAGGTCTCAATGACTGAGCTGCAGTCTCCAACAGATCCTCGTATCTTCTGCCTTACTAAAATAGTAGAGATTGCGTAAGAAAATTCCTAAAGTTTAATTAAAAAATCTGGTATTTACTAATGGCAACAGCAGCCACAACTTTATGTTTTTTTTACTATTCTCATTTCTAACTTCATTTGTGCAGGCATTACAATATGAATCGCATACGTCTGGTGTGGTCACGTATTTGGAAAGTCTTGTCAGACTTTTTTGTGTCTGTTGGGTTGTTGGAAAATCTTTCTGTCGCTATATTTGTGATGGACTCTCTGAGGCAGCTGGCTATGAAGTTTCTAGAAAGGGAGGAACTGGCAAACTATAACTTTCAAAATGAGTTCCTTAGACCTTTTGTGATTGTTATGCAGAGGAGCAATGCTCCAGAAGTACGAGAGCTGATTGTTAGGTGCGTCTCACAGATGGTTCTGAGTCGGGTTAATAACATAAAGTCTGGGTGGAAGGGTGTTTTTATGGTATGTATGATTTCTATATTTAGTTTGTTGAGGTTTTTGTTCAATCTTACCTGTGAGGTAGTGACTATTGCGTCCTGCCCTGTAACTTTTCATCAACTTGCAGGTTTTTACTTCTGCCGCAGCTGATGATACAAGAAGTACTGTCCTATTGGCATTTGAGACGGTGGAAAAAATTGTTCGAGATTATTTTCATCACATAACTGAAACAGAGACAACAACATTTACTGATTGTGTTACTTGTCTTATTGCATTTACAAGTAGTCAGTTTAACAGCGATGCCAATCTCAATGCTATTGCATTTCTGCGATTCTGTGCTGTTAAACTTGCTGAGGAAGGATTTGCTTGTCAAGATAGGGCTTTTGAACAACCCAGGAATTCAGCCATGGTGTGTGGTGGAAATGCCACTGTGCAAAAAGATGGTCATATTTCCCTCTGGGTGCCTCTCCTTGCAGGTATGGCATTTTCCTCCCTTCAAAATATTATATTTAGTTCACTTCATGTAAATTGTTGGATGATAATCTGAAGCACTGACCATTTTTTTATCAATTGTGCATTTCAGGTTTAGCTAAATTGACAACTGATCCAAGACTGACTATCAAGAAAGGTGCTGTAGGAGTACTTTTTGACATTTTAAAGGATCATGGAAACCTGTTTTCACTGACTTTTTGGACCGATATCTTTGAACATGTTGTTTATCCTCTATTTAGCAATGAAAGATCCACACCCAGTGACCAGATTTCATCATCAAATTCCGCAGAGTATAATTTACCTGATCTTGAAACACAAACGTTGGCAGTGAAATGCTTGGTGGGTTTGTTTGTTAATTTCTCCGATGTGATACGGCCAGAACTTGGTAGAACAGCATCCATTGTTACATTTTTTATCAGAAGCCCCTACAAACATTGTGCTACTATTGGTGTATCTGCAATTATGCGTTTAGCAGAGGGGGTTGGTAACAAACTTTCCAAGGAGGAATGGAAAGAGATATTGATCTTATTTAGAGAATCAGTGACACACACCTTCATCATGTTCTCTAAAATTGTAAGGATGATGCAAGATATTGATATCCCAGATAGAATTGATTCTTATTCAGAAACCGAGCAATATTTGGATCAAGAGATGTATGGTAATGATGAAGAGGAAGCGAATATGGAGACAACTTCTTATGCTATTGTCAAACTGAAGAATCATATGGCCCTACTGCTCATGGTGATACAGGTATCCTTTTTTTTTACCGAAATTATTAAATTGCTCTTATTGGTAGGGCAGATGCAAGATTCAAGTAGGGTTAGCTATTTGAATTTTAGTTCAATAGCTCAGGTTTGGTTCTCCACTAGAATAAACTTTTGGGAGAGCAGAGTGGAATAATGGAATGATGACATCGGGAGAGGGATGGTATTAAAGTTGCTTAACTGTGGTACCATTATGTCCCTGGACTGTTAACTATTAGGCTTCCTCGGGTGCTGCAGCTTTGGCTTCCATCTACCTGTGTACGCTGGCAAATAATGAGCAAGGATGTGGAGTAAGAGAGGCTTCTTACTTCTTGCTTACCCCAATAAAGATGTCATGCGTCCTGTTAAGTAGTGGCTGGCCCTAACAAAATCAATCTAGAAATAAGAACAAAAATTTAGGTATAAACTAGCATGGCAATAGAATGACTTAATTCAAACTATCCTGTTTGAACTGTGCCTTTATAGGATTGTAAGGGCCTTTCTACACCCAAAACACTTGCCAATGAGATGAGGGGCTTCCAACTTTCAAGTTGGGTGCACTGCCCTCCAGTCAATGTGGGACTGTGCTAAGTTCTAACAACCTTCCTCAGTTGCCCCTATGTGACAGTTTACCTCTATTAAGATGGCACTATATATGCCTTAGATTGGTTTTTTATTACACTGAAAACCCTCTTAACTGATGACAAGTAATCTAGAAATGATCAGTCTTTCCTTTTGAATTTTCTGACAATCACATTAACATGGCAGTATTTTGTATTCTTTTATGCAGAACATTATTAAATTATACGAGGAGCAGCAAATATCTTCATGCCGAGCATATTAGTATTCTTTTGGAGATGATGTCAGCTATTGCGACCCATTCAAGTGAAGTGAGCTCTGAATCATCCTTCCAGATGAAATTTCATAAAGCATGTTCCCTTTTGGAGGTATCTGAGCCAGCAATTGTTCATTTTGAGAACGAATCCTACCAGAGTTACATCAAACTTCTTCAAGCTCTGCAACATGACTATCCATCCTTGTCAGAAGAAATGAACATAGAGTCTCAAGTGCTTGATACCTGTGAGCAAATATTGCGAACATATCTGAAGTGCACAGGACACAAACCATATGATGAAACGTCTCAAAGAAATCCATCTTTACATTGTGCAGTGCCGCTGAGCGCTGCTAAGAAAGAGGAATTGGCTGCAAGGACTCCTCTGGTCCTTCAAGTGATGAAATTGCTGGGTGATCTGGAGAGGGATTCTTTTAGCAGAATATTACCCTGCTTTTTCCCATTTTTGGTTGATCTGATCCGCTGTGAACATAGCTCTGGAGAAGTTCAACATGCACTGTACAATATCTTCCAATCAGCCATTCTCCCCATGATACGAGTTGGATAGCAGATTGTGACCCACCAATTGTACAGTTTTGTGACCCCCACTTAGGTTATGTAATTCAGTTCATTTATGGCATCACCCCACTAGAGGGGGTATACCTATAGGTCAGTGGTGGACCCAGGATTTGAAACCAGGGTAGTCTTAGTCAAAAAATTCCATGTGCAACACGACAAAATTCAAAGAAAAAGTTTGGTAAAATGCTTATAAATTAACCAAATTGGGATAATACAATTGAAAGGttcaaaacttatagattatacATAAGATAAGGTCTTACATAAATAAGAGATTACAATACAAGTTCTAGTTCAAGGCTTTTGCTTTGCGCTTTCTCATTGCCATGAAAGCATGAATTATGCCATCCTCGCTTACAGTGGAGAATATATCACGCTCAATAAAGGTAATCAAACAATCATTCGATAATCTATCACTCATACTATTTCTCAACTTATTCTTCACTAAACACAATGCAGAGAATACTCTTTCAACACTTGTTGTCGCCACTGGTAAGATCAATGCTAATTTAAGGACTAAGTACACCAAATTTAAGGACTAAGTACACCAAACCATAAAATTCATGTTTCTTAGTGTCTAACAAGTTAGAGAGCTCACCGAGGTTGTTCAGTCCTTTAAATCTATCATTCATTCTCACATCTTCAATATATGTGCCAAGTTGAATTTCAAGTGTCCTCAAAGTAGAACTTGGAAAATCTTTGGGATAAAAAGTTGCAAGCTTAAGGATTTTCTGAGCATCAAATGAGACAAATGAATTGGAGGGATTCAATGCTGACATACAAATAAGCAACTCCCTACTAACCTCATCAAACCGATTCTCAAGCTCTTGATGAATTCTATCAATAATACCAATAAACACTTCTCTTCTATAGTGATCATCAATTGTTTGTACCGGATAAAAGCGATGGGATCTTCCATGAGGCTCATATTTGCTATCCATTGCAGGAACATCAATAGAATATTCGATGCAAAATGATTTAACCTTTTCTAAGAAATCTTCCCACCCATTAGACCTCAATTGTTGGAACCTTCTCTTTGCCACACCAACAAGTGCCATTGCATTAACAATATCTTGGTCTCTCTTTTGCAAAGATTGAGACAACTCATTTGTGTACCCAAGAATCACAAGCATCAAGTGGGCATTGAAAACAAACTCAAATGACTCTAAAGTCAGAACCATAGCATGTATGTTTGGCCAATCATCTCTTTGTGTGGGATCCTTTCCAAGAGTTATGAGTACTTCCCGAATGGTAGAATACATGTCAATGATATGCAAAACAGTTCTATAATGAGAACCCCACCTAGTATCACCAGGCCTAGCCAATCCCATCTCTTGATTTAACCCACTTCCACTTTCTATTTCACCCAATTCAAGTGCTTTCTTCACTTTTCGTGCTCTAACATCTCGAAGCATATCATGGCGTTTGCAAGAAACTCCAACAATATTCAGCAAGCGTGAAACTTGAGCAAAAAAAAGTACTAGCCCCAACATCTCCCTTGGCAACAGCAACAAGCACTAATTGGAGTTGATGTGCAAAACAATGCACATAATAAGCAGAAGGAGACTCTTTCATTATCAGTGTTTTCAGCCCCTTAACCTCTCCTTTCATGTTACTAGCCCCATCATATCCTTGCCCACGACAAGAACTAAGACTCAAGTGATGACTAGTGAGTAAAGATTGAATAGTTGTTTTAAGTTCCAAAGAAGTGGTGCCACGAACATGAACTACTCCAAGAAACCTTTCACAAACACTTCCACGTTTATCAACATAACGCAAACAAACAGCCagttgttctttatgtgatatatcactACATTCATCAGCTAGAATTGCATAGTAGTCATCTCCAAGTTCTTCAAGTATGTATCTAGTGGTTTCCTCAGAGCAACATCTAATAATTTGCTTTTGTATGCGAGGGGAGGTCAAAATGCAATTACCTGGGGCATTTTTCAAAACCACTTTGTGCACCTCTTCATTATTTCCTGCAAGCCAATTCAAGAGTTCAAGGAAGTTTCCTCTGTTGTTAGATTCTTCAGTTTCATCATGCCCACGACAAGCCAATCCTTGATGCAGAAGGAATCTCAAACATCTAAGTGAATAAGTTAACCTAGCCTTGTAATCAACTCGATCCTTTTCTGACACCTTCTCAATGACAGTATCAATTTTTGTACCCTTTTTTTCACAAATAAGCTGTATTTCTCTTGAGCAAACTTGTGTAAAGTTGAAGACTCATGTTTGTCAAGTGATATAGTTCCCATATTCCAATTATGCCAACCATCCGTAATAAATTTTCCACTTTCCTTACCAAACAAATAACAATAGAAGCAATATGCTGCATCCGTCTCTACGCTATATTCAATCCAATGGTACTTATGAAACCAAACAAAACTAAAGCAGCGATCTTTGCCATAGATTTTTCTGGATGGATAATTATAGGCATAAAGATGACAGGGGCCTTTTACAATGTACCTTCTTCTGATAGAATCTTGTTCATTCACATCAAAGGTTGAAATAGGACTCCTTAGGCCCGGGTCATGCTCAAGGGAATCAACATCAGCAGCTGTATGcggttcttcttcctcttcttcttcaacttcatgTGACCCATTATCTCCAGTAGGATCTGTGTCTGTATCTGTTACTCTAGGTGTTTCTGTCCCTTCATCCACAACTACGATAGCACTTTCATCACTCACAATTAGAGGATCTTCTACAACAGGAATAGACAACTCTTCACCAACAACTGGAATTGGTGGAGCACAAGTTGCAACTTTTTTTGCCTCATGCTTCTGGAAAAGAAATGCTATATTTGATTTCTTCATGCCTCAACTTCCTGAAAAATTACAACAATTTCCATTCAATTCTAGGCTCACAAGAATTCTATGCTCCGATTTCATTCACAAGAACAAATCCCTAACCAAATTCACAAGAACTcaccaggcaggcaggcagcagtGCGTCCAGGAGACCAGGCCAGGGGACCGGGGAAGGGCGGACGGCCGCTACCGCGCTGGCGTAGCCAGCTGCCTGCTGTGCAGTGCTGGACTGCTGGCCGGCGTTGGCTGGCGCTGCCGCGCTGGCCGCTGGACTGCTAGCCCTGGCCGGCGAGGCCACCAGGGAAGGGATCTGGCGGAGGCGGAGCGCCGGAGCGGAGTGGCTAGACGCCTGGACGGCCGCTGGGCACTGGCAGGTGGCAGCAGGGCGGGCCGGCGGGGTGGGGGCGCCGGGGCGGCTCCGCGGCTGGCTCCTCGCCTCCTCGGTCGCGTCACTGCTGGCCGGCGAGGCCACCACGGAtctggcggaggcggaggcgcggAGCAGAGTGGCTGGAGCCTGGAGCCTGGAGGCTGGAGTTGCCGCGCTGGGCTCTGGCAGGGCAGGCCGGCGGGGTGGGGGGCTGGGGGCGCCGGGGCGGCGCCGCGGCTGGCTCCTCGAGTCCTCGGTCGCCGGTCGCGCGCCTGACTCGCGAACGTCAGCCGTCGGGAGGGAAGGGAGCGGAGTCGCGGACGTGGAGACGGCTTCGCTCGGCCGCTCGCGGTCTTGACCGGGAGAAAGAGGAGCAATGGGCCAAATTTTCATGGGCTGCGAGAAGTACTAAAAAAATTTTGGGCCAAATTCCAGGATAGTCCTGGGCCTACCTGGACTACCCATTGGGCCCGCCAATGCTATAGGTTGGCACCTCAGCCCTAACTGATTATACCTTTGCAATATCAAATACAAGGTGAAATATATCGGTAGTTCTAGGTGTTGTCTTACTGTGCTGTAACATCTGAATCCCAACTGAGCCGGTTGTATTGTCTCGCAGGTTGACGTAAAAATGCTGCAGGGTCTGCCATTCAGCGGAAGTTCTATGGTGGATCTTTGTTAATATTCATTTACCTTTAATCAATGATGTTCATCATATATGCTGGAGACAGGCAGAAAGACAAGGGTATGGAATCATATAAGCCTATGCACCCAGGCAATTTTCCATGACCCAAAAGTCAGGTGACCTCGGCTTCCCAGAGCCCCATGTTACCATTGTCAATTGCCATCCCCACGATGGAGTTTATATATAGCACAAGAGCTAAGAACCATTTTGAAGTTACTACTGGCTTTGCTACGTCGATTATTTAAAACCATAAACTAGAGGTAGATGCCGCCCAAATATGATTttcaattttgttcattttttaatTATGTATGTAGTATTTCTTATCCATAGAAACAGATGAATAGTATGGCGAATATGGCCCAGTGTTTTTCCCATctgttgcaacttgcaacaaATCACATTCTTTCCCAAGATAGGGCTGTCATTATTTGATTACAGTTGACATAGGTGATATAGTTTACAGTTTCAGGATAAATAATGTACATGACTCACTGACGATGCAATGACACTGAAATACCTATGCCCTAATGAGACATGGAAACATGCACTGAAGATACTGA
The nucleotide sequence above comes from Miscanthus floridulus cultivar M001 chromosome 18, ASM1932011v1, whole genome shotgun sequence. Encoded proteins:
- the LOC136524295 gene encoding predicted GPI-anchored protein 58, producing the protein MKIWPIAPLSPGQDRERPSEAVSTSATPLPSLPTADVRESGARPATEDSRSQPRRRPGAPSPPPRRPALPEPSAATPASRLQAPATLLRASASARSVVASPASSDATEEARSQPRSRPGAPTPPARPAATCQCPAAVQASSHSAPALRLRQIPSLVASPARASSPAASAAAPANAGQQSSTAQQAAGYASAVAAVRPSPVPWPGLLDALLPACLVSSCEFG